Genomic DNA from Bacteriovorax sp. Seq25_V:
TCCATATCTCCAAATATCATCGAGAGGTCCTTTTTGAACTCCTGAGCTAAAGCGAGTAGCATAACCTGGAAAAACTTCTGTGTGTAAGAATCCATCTTCAACGCCTTGAAGATTTAACTTCTTCGTGTATTTCATCTCAGGAGCATCTAGTTTTAAAATATCAACAATACTATTTCTTCTCGCAATTAATCTTTCCACAAGTAGCTTGGAAACAACATATGGGAAAGCAGAAGCTTCGACGATTTCTTCAAAATCAAAACGTGTAAGCTTTGAAATTTTCTCCCCTAGCCATTTAATATCATCAAGAGTTGCATTGAATTCTGCTTCTGTATCGTGAGTTAGAATAAAGTTTGACTCTTGCTTTGCAATTGCTTGATACGGAAACTTGTTAATACTCTCATCAAGGTCAACTAAAGTGTAAGCTAGCAGTGCTCCACGTAGAGCACGAGATGTTAACTTTTCAGGGATCATTGTAAGAGCGATATCAAGCCCATCAGTTTCAGAAGGCTCTTTTACCACAACGTCCTGAAGAACAAGGAAGTCATCACCTTCACTAACAATCCATCTTCCTGGCGCAAGCCCTAGGTCGAAAACAAGATCGATATCTTTAAAATCGTTTTTTTCTTTTGCATTTTTAAATTGCACTTTTAGCTTTGGTATATACTTCATTCGAGGAACGATGTAGCCAAGCTTACGAAGGAGGTTCTTTCTAAGAAGAACAGTGTGAATGTTTTTTGAAAGGTGTACTTGAATACGCTTCCCATCTTCATTTGTAGCATTAAATCTGAACATTCCAGAAAAACTATTAATTTTTCCGTTATATTTAAGTTCATCATTTGTATTAACTGATATTTCTCTATCAATATAAAACTCATCAAAGTGATCTTTTCCATCCCATAGATCATTTGCGACAGGATTAAGCTTAGAAAGATCAACTCCTTCATTTTGATAAAGATCAAATGCCATTTCAGGATCAAGCACACCATACTTATTGTGAACAAGGTCATTAGCAGGGAGACCAGAGTTATCAACGGCAACTGCTGTCATGGAGGCAACAACATTGCTGGTCGATAAAATAGATAACAATAATGTGAGTGTAGCGAGTAACTTCATCTTAATCCTTAGGCTGATTTGCTTTTATTTTTGCAAATTAGATGCCACATCTCTTTGAGAATTCTGCAGATTTTTACAAACAAGCTCTGCAAGCTGATAAGTGTGAAAATAGATGGAGTTTTTAGAGTCAACAGAGTCAATATGCTCACGCTTATCTTTTTTTGATGATTTCTCTAACTTATTAGAAATATGTTCAAGCCCATTATGAACAACGTCCATTTTCAATACGTTAGCTGCGACATTTCTTTCACACTCAGAAGAGGCGAATGCACTTTGAACAAGGATACAGACAATAGATAGTAGAATGATATTCTTTAACATAGGGCCTCCAAAATTTTAAATATAGATGGAAACACTCTATCAAGAATCAAGGTAGGCCCATTAAATATTGTATAATCTATAGATAGTGTATAGAAGTTAGACAGTTGAAATTTTTGCAGAGTTAAATAGCAATGGTTGTCTTCATCTCCCTAGAAGGCTATATAGAGCAAAATATATTTCTGGAGGATTCATGAAAAACACAATCTTGGCACTGGCATGCCTTATAAGCCTATCTTCGCTTGCGAAAGATACATTTATCATCACATCTGATGAAACATTTGGTCCAATCATTGGTTTTAGCGACTCAAGCTTTAACTACAAGGAATCAGATTCAGTTCGTTCTAGAGAGTTCTGTTTCTATGGAAATATCAATGAAGTATGTTCGCAAATAGAGGAAGCAGCATTCCTCAAGTCTGCAATGTATGGGCAAGGTAACCATGACGACATGAAGCTACTTAGCTGTGAAGTTGTAGGTGGAGAAGATGAGTACTCTCCAGAATTCGTAAGAACTTCTTATAATTTAAGTGATGATTACGGTTCAGATTTTGATGTAACAAGAAAGATCGAAAAGTGTGTTCAAAGTTCAATGAGTAAATAATAAAAAAGCCTTCATACGAAGGCTTTTTTTATAAAATATTATCTTGAATCATTTTATCAGAAATCCTCTCGGCTAAAGCTGTAATAGTCAAAAGAGGTGTTGCACCAAGAGAGCGTGGAATTATTGATGCATCAACAACATAGAAACCTTCATATAAATTTCCATCATCAGAAAAGACTTGCCCCTTATGATTAACAACTCCTGTACGGTGACTATCTCCCATAGGGCAACCACCAAGAGGATGGGTCGCCATCATTTTATCTTTAAATATTGAAGTTCTTGGATTATCTAAGTAAAGACCACCAAGCTCATTTGAAACAGCTTTCATTCTATCAGTAATGACAGAGTAGAATTCCTCTTTTATGACATCCTTATAAATTACTTTGATCTTATCATTTTTATCTAACACATATCTACCAGCAGAAGCATCGTGCCCACAAGCAAGAAAAAGCGTTGAGTAATTAAGAGCACCATCAACCTCAAGTTTGCTCGAGTCGACAGAAAGTCCCTTGTCTTTTTCAACTCTATCCCACTGTGCCTTTGAAAAAGATATTTTATCTTTATTATGAATAGAATAACGAGCAAGTGCAGTAGCAACGAAACCGGCGATAGGAGAAGGAATAGATCCCTCTAATAAAAGAAACTGCTTCTCTAGATTTTTATCTTTATTTAATTCTCGATAATTTCCATAAGTTGAAATACCTGGACCAACTTTTCCCTGAGCAAAGAACTTCCGCTTTGAAACCCCTGTTCCCACAGAATTAGTTATCGCATTTCCATTATAGCAGAAACCCATAACGTCAGCATTTAATGATAGCCTTGTTCCAAGAACTTTTGAAAGCTTCAATCCGTTTTTTTGGGACTTTAGTAAAATAGAAGTACTCCCACGAGAACCTGCACCTAAAACAACATTCTTTGCTCGTACGACTTTATTCATCAATTTCATTGTCGTTGGATCTACAACTTTAACTTCATATCCAAAAGATGTTTTTGAAATATTTTCGACTTCAGCATTTGTGAAAATTTCACATCCATTTGCCTGAGCCTGATATAAGTAGTTATAAGGAAGAATATTCTTAGCACCAACATTGCAGCCAGAACAACAGTCTCCACACATAGTACAATCGCCGCGGTCTACGCTATATTGAGACTTATCAGTATATTTAATATTAAGAGTTAAAAAACCAACATTTACCTTAAGCTTCTTTACTGCTTTCCCAAATATACTCGACTTGGTTGTTTGCTCAATATCAGCTTGATTCGCTCTTGACTCAAGTTTCCGCTCCGCTCTTCTATAATAATCTTCGAGCCCACCAAGAGCGTGAATAGAATGCTTTTCAACATCCTCCCGTATTTCTTTAGGCCACTCATCTTGAAGTAGTACTGCACGTGTTGGTCTAATGGCAATTGCAGCATTTATCAAAGATGTTCCACCAAGACCATTTGCCGAAATGATATCAAGATCACCTTCATCATCTTTTCCTAGCGTTTGATCAATAAGGCCATTAGGGTTAACACTACTTCGAACAGCTGTGGCCATATCAGTAATTTTTTTGGGAAAATCTCCTGGATTAAATTCCTTACCTCGTTCAAGAACGCAAATACTTGCATTAGGATATTCTTCAGACATTCTTTGTGCCACTACGCTTGCACCATAGCCAGATCCGATGATTAAAAGATCATATTCATCCTTAAGATTCTTAATACCCTTAATTGAGAGAGAATTGTTTTGTGAGCTTGGGAAGAAGTAGTCAACTATGGAAGATGGCCTTCTTTTCAAATTTTGAGCACAAGAAGTGAGAAAAGCTGTAGTTGTTAGTAAAAAAGTTCTTCTTGTTGCCATAATACACTCCTTGGCCAAGGCCAATTACAGAATATATTTTAACAAACGAGAGAATATTTACTACATGAACAAAATATTGCCCTCACCAAACTGTTATAACGTAGAGGGGCCAAGAAAATCAGAGATGCGACAAGCGCATCTCGATCTTTATAACTGATTAATTTCGTTGCTACCAATCAATAGGAAAGTAGTCTTTAAGAAATTTTCCACACCAATGCTTACCAGTATTAATACCATCAATAAAAGGATCACATACCCGAGCGGCTCCATCAACGATATCTAAAGGTGGTTGAAAGTCATGAAGGTTTTCTTTTCTTTTTGCTAATTCAACTGGATCTTCATCAGTTACCCATCCTGTATCAACAGCATTCATATAAATACCATGATCAGCAAGCTCTGATGCCGACGTGTGAGTTAACATATTTAAAGCGGCCTTTGCCATATTTGTATGCGGATGCCTTGGCTCTTTCTTAAAACGGTGAAACTTCCCTTCCATTGCCGTTACGTTAACAATATGTTTCTTTCCAGTGTTGTCACGCTTCATCATCGGCGTCAGTTTGTTACAAAGAACAAACGGAGCGATAGCATTTACAAGTTGAACTTCAATCATCTCCGGAGTATTAATCTCCCCGATTTTCAAACGCCAGCTATTTGTCTTTCTGAGATCTACCTGTTGTAAATCTACATCAAGCTGCCCTTGAGGGAAAATTTCTTGAGTAACAAGAGAGTCATCAATTGTATATGGGATTTGCGAAAGCTTTGCTGATTCACGAAGTCCAAGTCCAGGGGCCTCATGCTTATGCCATGAAACAGGCATTGCTTCAGTATCAACTGGCCCAGTTAAGTGTTGGCCAGCATTTCTTAGCTCTATCAAACACGCCTCTTGACGTTGAAGGAGTTGTTGCGCTTCTGGAGAAAGATCAGAAAGTGCCTTCGCCTCATTTTCCATTAAGTGTGCATAGAACCCAGGTGGTCTACGTACGGTCTGGGCCGCATTATTAATTAAGATATCAAGACGATCATATGTGGCCTCGACATAGTTACAGAATAACTCTACAGATGGCGTATGGCGAAGATCAAGTCCATGGATATGAAGACGATGCCCCCATTCTTTGAAATCCTCTTCTTTTGAATATCTTATTGCAGAGTCTACAGGGAAACGGGTTGTCGCGATAACAGTAGCTCCAGAACGTAACATCATAAGAGTTGCGTGGTATCCAATCTTAAGTCTCGAACCAGTAATAAGCGCAACTTGACCAGTCAGATCTGTTCTTTGATGACGCTTAAAATAATTTAAGTCCCCACAATCAATACACATTGTATCGTAGAAGTGGTGAAGCTTTGTAAACTCTACCTTACAAACATAGCAATTTCGTGGAGAGGAAAGTTCCGGTTGTGCAGCATTAAGAGATGCTTGATCCATCCCAATCATCTTTGGAGCAACAAAAATTGCATCTTCGCGAGCAGTACGTATTCCAGTAGTCGCACGGGCCTCTCTATCAGCAAGAGTCTTCTTTTTCTTTCTAATACGCTTCACATCTTTTTGACGTTTAGCAATCTCTTTTCTATCTGGACGAGATAATCTTCCTGATAAAGTTAGAAGTTTAACTCGCTTCTCTTCACTTAAGTGAACAAGTTGCTCACTATGTTCTACAAACATACCAAGAATTTCGAGACAATTATCAAGCTCTTCATCAGTGAAGCGATGCTTGAGTTCATCAAGGTAGTCTTCGTGGGTTTCAATTTTCTTTTCTTCGTTTTCACTCATTAAGAATTCTCTCTTTTATATTAAATGGAGTTAAAATATTCTAAAATTCCGGCCTGCATTTTTTCCTCAATCTCGCTGATTGAGATTGAAAGCTTCTCTTTTAAGAAAGGAATAAAATCTCTTGGTAGACCAGAACGGAAAATACTCTGTCCACCTTGATAATTAATTTTAAGAGCAACAGCATGAAGAGCGTGGCGATGAAACTCCATCAACTCATGATCTTCAGGTGTTGCATAATTATCTTTAAAGCGTTGAAACATCTTGAAACTTCCAAGATAGAGCTTATCACCAACCAGTGGAAGTCCCCTTACCATCGCATGAACGCGGATCTGGTGCTGACGACCACTTTGTGGAAAGGCCAGACCTAGAGCATAACCATTTTCACGGTATATAACTTTAAATTTTGTATGGGCCTGCTTTCCTTCATGGGAGTCTTCAGGATAATGATCGATATAGACTCTCTTAAGCCCCGTATCTCCTGCCCCAAGCCTCTCTTTTGATTCAAAATACTCACGGCCATCATAGGTTTCATTTTCTTTTGAAATAAAGAAATAACACTTCTTCACCTTATCATGAAAGAACTCTTCACCAAGGGTATTTGATGTTTCAGGATTCTTTCCAAGTAGCATCACGCCTGATGTTTCACGATCAAGCCTGTGAATGCTGTGGATTGTCTGATTATACTTTTCACCAAAATAAACAGTCGCACAGTAAAAAAGATGTGATCCTGTCGGGTGGGCGGCCATGTAAGCAGGCTTTGCAATGACGATTAAATTCTTGTCTTCATAAAGAACTTCAGGGTGCTCATCTTTTTCAAGTAACTCCCCATTCCAGTACTCATCTTCTTGAGTAGTATTTGGAACTGTAAAAGTTAGTTCTTCTTGATAATGTAAAATAGTCGATGGGCGATGCTTCCCCTCGCGATTATGAATAACAACATCGCCGGCCTTGATGCGTTTTTTGATTTCTTGACGCGACCAGGTCTCCAAGTAAATTTGTAGAAACTGGTCAAGGCGCATTCCCTCGTGACTTTCTTCAACGTAGTAAGTCGCTTGATATTTTTCAGTGGTGAATGATTTCCTTAGTATGGCCATAACCCACCATATTTAGCTTATTTATGATGGCTTGTGAATTAGAAAAACGAAAAAGGCCCCGTCAATGACGAGGCCCTTTATATAATACTCTACTTTAAATTTATTTATTAAAGATCGATACTTAGAAGCTCTGGAAGGATAACGTTTTCAAGGTTAGATCCTGGAGTTCCAATGTGAGCAGATACTTCTTCGATTAGCTTTTCTCTAGCAGCTGAATCTTCTTTAGCAGCTTCGAAATCTGCAAAAGTTTTACCAGTGAAGTGCTCGATATTCTTAGCAATTGCTTGTTGATCTTCAGCTCTTAGCTCACCATTTGAAGAGCTCTCAAGCATTTTCTTAACTTCTTTTTCCATTGTTACAAGAGAAAGTGCTTTCTCTGCTGGAATTTTAAAAGCAACAGAGTAGTCAGAAGCTTTCTTAAACATTTCTAGGTCTTCTTTGTTTGCTGCCATAAGACCAGTATCTGTTGTTTGTTGCTCATCTTCGTATAGGTCACCTGTGATGATCCCTTCGTATACATATTCATCATTAAGAACATCATATCCGTAAAGATCTACGATTTCGTAGTTGTCACCCCAAGCATCACCGATAAATCCAAAGTCAAATTCATCATCCGCTTGTACATCTCTAAACTCACGTGCAAGTGAAGAGTTGCTTGAGTAGTAATCCCAATAAGAAAGTGTCTTAAGGTAATAAACGTCTACTGCAACGTACTCGTCATATTTACCATCATAATATACAAACCAACCATCTTTTAAAGATGCCCACTCGTCCTTTTCCATTGTGTTATACGGAGTATAAGCTGGATCAGTATTGTTTAGTGCGTTTACAAACTGTTGCCCATTGATTGATGGAGAAGTATATTTTCCATAAGTAGAAGTAGAACCACCTCCACCTCCGCCACCACCACATGACGCTAGCATGATTGCAGTTGTTGATAGTAGTGCTAAATTCTTAAGTGTCTTAGTCATTTTTTTCTCCATTGAATCCCTCTCTCCTATAAATAGTTTCTTGTTATGTGTGCGCGATAAATGAAAAACATTTTCAACACAGTGTGTATAACGTAGAAACTTCATGTTTGAAACGTAAGTGTAAAACTTATATACAATCCCCGTGCCAAAATTAGATAAGATATTGGAATGACTTTGACACCATTAATGCAAAGCGCACGAGTAAATAGTGGAGTCATTTAGTCACCGTTCAAGATTTTGGAACCGAAATGACCCCAAAAAGTTCAATATTTTTAGACACATAGCACATAAAATAAGTCTTTCAAGACGTAATAAAAGGAAGTAATATTTCATATATTTTATTTTTGTAATATAAGGTCACCAATGCAAAAAATTGAAGATGAACTATTCGATTTACTCCCTCACTTTGAGAGTTTCTTCTCTCGTGTGGGCTTTAAAAGAATTGATGGTGCAATTTTTGGACTACTAACCTTTTCTAAAGATGCATTAAGCTCTGAAGAAATTGAGAAGGTCTTAAATCTTTCACAAAGTGCAGTGTCACAATCTTTAAAGACGCTAACTTTATACTCAATGATTGAGACTCATGATCACAAAGAAATAAAGAGGCTAAAACTTCACACGGTAAAAGAGGATGCTATTCAAATTGTTTCAAGTGTCATTAGAAAGCGTGAGCTTGGTCATCTACAAGAATTTGAAAAGATGAGCATGAAGGCCCTTCAAATAGTTGGAGATGAAAAAAGAAAGTCGCGACTAGGCTCAATTCTTGTAACAACGCAATTTGCGAAAACAGTGAGTCAATTTCTTGTTGACCTCACAGATGAGATTGAAAACCCATACCCTATCATTGAAAAGCTTCCACAGGTATTTAATCTTTTAAAGACTAATATGCCACACCTTGGAAATGCAAAAGAACAAATACAGAACAAAATTATGGGGAAGCTTGGTAACTGGCTTTCAAATGGAGATATCAGATGAATTTATCAAGAGTTGTAATTACAGGTGTAGGATTAACTGCGCCAAATGGTAATAACCTACAAGAGTATAGAAAAGCTCTACTTGAGCAAAAATCAGGAATCACGGAGAAAGAAGTCCGCTTCATGGGTAAAATTCCTGTTGGCGAATGTAACTTCGATGAAGAAAAACATCAGAAGAAAAAAATGAGAAGACGTGGAACGAGAGTTGGTGCGATTTCTGTATATTGTTCTAAAGAAGCTTTAGACGACGCGGGAATTAATTTAGCGCAAACAGATGTTTCAAGAGTTGGAATCTATCTTGGTATCACTGAGCATGGGCCAGTTGAAACAGAAGAAGAACTTTTCCAATTCTATAAAAATAACGAAGAAAATACAAAACTTTGGACACATCATCATAATCCAAGAACAGTTGCAAATAACCCGGCAGGAGAAGTTTCTCTAAACCTTGGAATCACTGGTCCTCACTACACAATTGGTGCGGCATGTGCGGCAGGAAATATGGGAATTATTCAGGCCGTTCAGATGCTTCAACTTGGAGAAGTAGATCTTGCACTGGCCGGCGGTGTTTCAGAATCATCAAATAGTTTTGGAAACCATGTTTCATTCATGGCCCAAGGAGCACTAGCAGATAATCCAACAGATCAGTCAATGGCATCGAAGCCGCTTGATAAAGATAGAAATGGAATTGTTATCTCTGAAGGTGGGGCTGTTTATACACTAGAAAGACTTGAAGATGCTATCGCTCGTGGGGCAAAAATCTACGGAGAGATTGTTGGTTACCATAGTAATAGTGATGCAACGGATTTTGTACTTCCTAATCCAACAAGACAACTTGAATGTATGAAAGCAGCTATTGCAAAAGCAAAAATTGAAAAGAATGAAATTGATATCGTTAACCTTCATGCAACAGGAACTCAAATGGGAGATATCCAAGAAATGAAGGGAATTATAGAAATGTTCGCAGATAGTCCAAATACAAAAGTAAACTGTACAAAAGGACTTATTGGACACTCAATGGGAGCTGCCGGAGCTCTTGAACTTGCAGGAAATCTTCCAAGCTTTAGCGACAACCTTATCCACCCATGCCACAAGATAGAGAATCTTGATCCAGAGTGTGCATTTGATGGACTAGTTCTCGATAAACCAATTACAAGAGAAGTAAATTATATTCTTAATAGTTCATTTGGAATGTTAGGAATAAATTCAGTACTAATCGTAAAAAAATATCATAACTAATTAAAACAGGAGTAGAAAATGACAGCTGAAGAAGTAAGAAAAATCGTATTAGACATTATCGCAGACATCGCAGTTGACGACGACGTAAATGATATTGTTGATGAAACACCACTTAGAGAACAACTTGATCTTGATTCAATGGACTTCCTTGATATCGTAATGGAACTTAAGAAAAGACACCAAGTAGAAGTTCCACAAGAAGATTACGGACAACTAGCATCAATGAGCAGTTGTGTTGCTTACTTAACACCAAAATTCCAATAATTATTTGAAGTAGCAGGGAGGTTTGCCTCCCTGTTTTCTTAAGGCCTTTATGAAGCAAAAGTACGATACAATTATTATAGGCGCAGGAATGAGCGGCCTGGCAGCTGGCATAAGACTGGCGATGTATGGGAAGAAAGTTGTTATCCTCGAGAAGCATTTTATCTCAGGGGGACTTAACTCTTACTACCAAAGAGGAAAGAGAAAATTCGACGTTGGTCTACACGCGATGACAAACTTTGTTGAAAAAGGAACAAAGGCAAAACCTCTAACGAAACTATTAAAACAATTACGTATAAGATATGAAGAATTAGAACTTAGTGAACAATCGACTTCTCTAATTAAGTTTAAGTCTGAATCAATGCACTTTTCGAATGATTTTGAATTACTCACAAGCGAAGTGGCCAAAAAATTCCCACATGAAATTGACGGTTTCATAAAGTTTGTAAAGCATATTGAAGACTTCAATGAAGTGGCCCTTGATAATGAAACATTCATGGCAAAAGATGTCGCCAGAAATTTTTTAAAGGACAATCTCTTAATCGAGATGATCTTTGCTCCCCTATTGATTTACGGATCGGCATGGGAGAATGATATGGACTTCTCTCAATTTGTTATCATGTTTAAAAGTATTTATTTAGAAGGTTTTTGTCGCCCAGATGGAGGTGTTCGCACAGTCATCAATCTTCTTTTAAAGAAGTATGAAGAACTTGGGGGAGAACTTCGTTTCAAGGCCGAAGTTTCAAGCATAGATCATAGAGACGGAAAAATTCAAAGTGTCACACTAAAAAATGGCGATATTCTAGAGACAGAAAAAGTAATCTCAAGCATGGGACACCCTGAAACCATGGCAATTACAGGAGAGACGAGTAAGGGACTACCAGAAGTTGGTCCACTGACTTTTTGTGAGTCTATTCTTTGTCTCGATAAGAGACCTGCTGATCTTGGAATTAATGAAACAATTATTTTCTACAATGACAGTGATATTTACGAATATAAGTCACCTCAGACATTCTAT
This window encodes:
- a CDS encoding beta-ketoacyl synthase, whose translation is MNLSRVVITGVGLTAPNGNNLQEYRKALLEQKSGITEKEVRFMGKIPVGECNFDEEKHQKKKMRRRGTRVGAISVYCSKEALDDAGINLAQTDVSRVGIYLGITEHGPVETEEELFQFYKNNEENTKLWTHHHNPRTVANNPAGEVSLNLGITGPHYTIGAACAAGNMGIIQAVQMLQLGEVDLALAGGVSESSNSFGNHVSFMAQGALADNPTDQSMASKPLDKDRNGIVISEGGAVYTLERLEDAIARGAKIYGEIVGYHSNSDATDFVLPNPTRQLECMKAAIAKAKIEKNEIDIVNLHATGTQMGDIQEMKGIIEMFADSPNTKVNCTKGLIGHSMGAAGALELAGNLPSFSDNLIHPCHKIENLDPECAFDGLVLDKPITREVNYILNSSFGMLGINSVLIVKKYHN
- a CDS encoding NAD(P)/FAD-dependent oxidoreductase, whose protein sequence is MKQKYDTIIIGAGMSGLAAGIRLAMYGKKVVILEKHFISGGLNSYYQRGKRKFDVGLHAMTNFVEKGTKAKPLTKLLKQLRIRYEELELSEQSTSLIKFKSESMHFSNDFELLTSEVAKKFPHEIDGFIKFVKHIEDFNEVALDNETFMAKDVARNFLKDNLLIEMIFAPLLIYGSAWENDMDFSQFVIMFKSIYLEGFCRPDGGVRTVINLLLKKYEELGGELRFKAEVSSIDHRDGKIQSVTLKNGDILETEKVISSMGHPETMAITGETSKGLPEVGPLTFCESILCLDKRPADLGINETIIFYNDSDIYEYKSPQTFYDNRSAVICFPNNFKNDTSDEGIARVTYIANYKFWKELERKEYLAKKEILAQDSFNTIKSCFNQFEAKVLFKDVFTPTTIERYTGHFGGTVYGSTDKLRNGKTHIEGLYLCGTDQGFLGIVGSMLSGISMANLHGLME
- a CDS encoding SDR family oxidoreductase produces the protein MSENEEKKIETHEDYLDELKHRFTDEELDNCLEILGMFVEHSEQLVHLSEEKRVKLLTLSGRLSRPDRKEIAKRQKDVKRIRKKKKTLADREARATTGIRTAREDAIFVAPKMIGMDQASLNAAQPELSSPRNCYVCKVEFTKLHHFYDTMCIDCGDLNYFKRHQRTDLTGQVALITGSRLKIGYHATLMMLRSGATVIATTRFPVDSAIRYSKEEDFKEWGHRLHIHGLDLRHTPSVELFCNYVEATYDRLDILINNAAQTVRRPPGFYAHLMENEAKALSDLSPEAQQLLQRQEACLIELRNAGQHLTGPVDTEAMPVSWHKHEAPGLGLRESAKLSQIPYTIDDSLVTQEIFPQGQLDVDLQQVDLRKTNSWRLKIGEINTPEMIEVQLVNAIAPFVLCNKLTPMMKRDNTGKKHIVNVTAMEGKFHRFKKEPRHPHTNMAKAALNMLTHTSASELADHGIYMNAVDTGWVTDEDPVELAKRKENLHDFQPPLDIVDGAARVCDPFIDGINTGKHWCGKFLKDYFPIDW
- a CDS encoding acyl carrier protein, whose protein sequence is MTAEEVRKIVLDIIADIAVDDDVNDIVDETPLREQLDLDSMDFLDIVMELKKRHQVEVPQEDYGQLASMSSCVAYLTPKFQ
- a CDS encoding RluA family pseudouridine synthase, which gives rise to MAILRKSFTTEKYQATYYVEESHEGMRLDQFLQIYLETWSRQEIKKRIKAGDVVIHNREGKHRPSTILHYQEELTFTVPNTTQEDEYWNGELLEKDEHPEVLYEDKNLIVIAKPAYMAAHPTGSHLFYCATVYFGEKYNQTIHSIHRLDRETSGVMLLGKNPETSNTLGEEFFHDKVKKCYFFISKENETYDGREYFESKERLGAGDTGLKRVYIDHYPEDSHEGKQAHTKFKVIYRENGYALGLAFPQSGRQHQIRVHAMVRGLPLVGDKLYLGSFKMFQRFKDNYATPEDHELMEFHRHALHAVALKINYQGGQSIFRSGLPRDFIPFLKEKLSISISEIEEKMQAGILEYFNSI
- a CDS encoding GbsR/MarR family transcriptional regulator, coding for MQKIEDELFDLLPHFESFFSRVGFKRIDGAIFGLLTFSKDALSSEEIEKVLNLSQSAVSQSLKTLTLYSMIETHDHKEIKRLKLHTVKEDAIQIVSSVIRKRELGHLQEFEKMSMKALQIVGDEKRKSRLGSILVTTQFAKTVSQFLVDLTDEIENPYPIIEKLPQVFNLLKTNMPHLGNAKEQIQNKIMGKLGNWLSNGDIR
- a CDS encoding GMC family oxidoreductase N-terminal domain-containing protein, whose protein sequence is MATRRTFLLTTTAFLTSCAQNLKRRPSSIVDYFFPSSQNNSLSIKGIKNLKDEYDLLIIGSGYGASVVAQRMSEEYPNASICVLERGKEFNPGDFPKKITDMATAVRSSVNPNGLIDQTLGKDDEGDLDIISANGLGGTSLINAAIAIRPTRAVLLQDEWPKEIREDVEKHSIHALGGLEDYYRRAERKLESRANQADIEQTTKSSIFGKAVKKLKVNVGFLTLNIKYTDKSQYSVDRGDCTMCGDCCSGCNVGAKNILPYNYLYQAQANGCEIFTNAEVENISKTSFGYEVKVVDPTTMKLMNKVVRAKNVVLGAGSRGSTSILLKSQKNGLKLSKVLGTRLSLNADVMGFCYNGNAITNSVGTGVSKRKFFAQGKVGPGISTYGNYRELNKDKNLEKQFLLLEGSIPSPIAGFVATALARYSIHNKDKISFSKAQWDRVEKDKGLSVDSSKLEVDGALNYSTLFLACGHDASAGRYVLDKNDKIKVIYKDVIKEEFYSVITDRMKAVSNELGGLYLDNPRTSIFKDKMMATHPLGGCPMGDSHRTGVVNHKGQVFSDDGNLYEGFYVVDASIIPRSLGATPLLTITALAERISDKMIQDNIL